One Capsicum annuum cultivar UCD-10X-F1 chromosome 2, UCD10Xv1.1, whole genome shotgun sequence genomic window carries:
- the LOC107857610 gene encoding uncharacterized protein LOC107857610 isoform X4: protein MAPENFTRAGDMSAVFKQPSCEEERLRALQALLSCPTRSIHTEKPPHDILEVQKTFPIPIDEHTLPGVYHCGYHSDKSFGAASYLIVRAEGNILVDSPRYTTKLENNLKMLGGARYMFLTHSDDVADHEKWSNHLGCERILHSLEELFPCVGNVPHQPIIAFVAMDVEPCRSLPPTLGEISLLLHLCWMWCTMHLEELNQSRRLTSRKERAKIRVDHSTAAVEIKLEGSGPWSLSDDVTLVHTPGHTEGSVCLLYKPRNVLFTGDHFAMGERGWTIFERYNKLSGCKLHDVFHVSLLKPFKGEVPTTPPTLPPVEEGRVVPTPCSVLRSNLNCDNWEILVHWCGQSVEDYTWETVHHFKSSFPDFKLEDKLFLRAQAIEQCEVDARLGF, encoded by the exons GAGAACTTTACAAGAGCTGGTGACATGTCAGCAGTCTTTAAACAGCCCAGCTGTGAAGAAGAACGACTGAGAGCTCTTCAG GCCTTACTATCTTGCCCAACAAGGTCAATCCATACAGAGAAACCTCCTCATGATATTTTAGAAGTTCAGAAGACTTTTCCAATCCCAATAGATGAGCATACATTGCCG GGAGTTTACCACTGTGGTTATCATTCTGACAAGTCATTTGGAGCAGCTTCTTATTTGATCGTTCGTGCTGAAGGAAATATTCTTGTTGACAG CCCAAGGTACACAACAAAATTGGAAAATAATCTTAAAATGTTAGGTGGAGCTCGTTACATGTTCCTCACCCACAG TGACGATGTCGCAGATCATGAGAAATGGTCAAATCATTTAGGCTGTGAGCGGATTCTTCATTCCCTGGAG GAACTTTTTCCATGCGTAGGGAATGTGCCACACCAGCCAATCATTGCATTTGTTGCGATGGATGTCGAGCCTTGTCGATCACTGCCTCCAACGCTTGGTGAAATTTCTCTTCTGCTTCATCTCTGCTGGATGTGGTGCACGATGCACCTCGAAGAACTAAATCAATCCAGGAGGTTAACCTCGAGGAAGGAGAGAGCTAAGATCAGG GTAGATCATTCAACTGCTGCTGTAGAGATTAAGCTGGAGGGGAGTGGACCATGGAGCCTCAGTGACGATGTCACACTTGTACATACACCTGGACATACAGAA GGGTCGGTATGCTTGCTATACAAACCAAGGAACGTACTTTTTACTGGGGACCACTTTGCGATGGGTGAGCGTGGCTGGACCATTTTCGAGAGATACAACAAGCTTTCAG GTTGCAAACTTCATGACGTGTTTCATGTGTCACTTCTTAAGCCATTCAAGGGTGAGGTACCTACAACTCCACCTACCCTTCCTCCAGTTGAAGAAGGACGTGTTGTTCCCACCCCTTGCTCCGTGCTCAGATCGAATCTGAATTGTGATAATTGGGAAATTCTGGTGCATTGGTGCGGCCAATCTGTTGAAGACTACACTTGGGAGACAGTGCATCATTTCAAATCTTCCTTTCCAGACTTCAAGCTTGAGGACAAGCTTTTTCTCCG TGCCCAAGCAATTGAACAGTGTGAAGTTGATGCTCGACTTGGATTTTGA